The genomic window aattttcattcaGATCCATAAGATATCCAGTCAAATGGACCAAGGTCGAAGACATTGATGTCCATATTAGCATTGATTTCCTACTCATATCAATTTTCTGAGGTCCATAAGACCCCAAAATTCTTTAGGGTGGCAATAATAATATGACTTCAATGTATGAGGCCAATTAAAACAATAGTggaaggggcagagccaagaaggGGCAGAGAGAAACCAGGAAGCCGTTTCTTagattccttaaaattctttagaTTCCTTGAAcagataaagataattttagcaaaattaaattcattgtaacaaataactttgccaagaaaaccccaaatgaggaaacaaagagcttaacacaaaggaaagaaatgcacaacaagaaagatacaaagaagcACACCAAAAGCTAGaattcatttcacatttttattgaatgGAGTAAAAGATAAGTTAACAGTAATTCAAGTGACATAGGAGTGGAATAGCTTGAAATTCATGGCTTTCTAAGAACTTTGACAAATTCTAGGAAGACTATGAAAGCCACAGTCCTCatgtgtgttgttatttttttttaactgctgaaAAAGAATTGCTATGTTTTGAAATTTCATAAGCAGAATCCACTGCCAATCAGAAGGCACAACATACTTGGGAAGAGTCCTCTTCAGCTTGCAGGGTGAAAGGCAAGCCATCTAGAAGTTAGTGATGCTCCTTGTCTTGCAGGGgaagtttggaaatggaaaaacaccagCCGGGGAGCCTAGTGGTGGGCTGAGAATTCCTCCTTATTTGAATGCTCAGAGAGACGAATAGCAGCAAGAACAAAGATGAGAATCCAGTGCACAGAGAGTCATGGGAGCAGGCTTTGTTCCTGGAAGTGGGGGGCCAGGAGAAAACATGGGTCTAACAGGGGCTACAAAGGAAATATCAGGTAACTGATAAATAAGAGAACTCTGCAGAACATTGTAAAAGGCCAGAATGCCAGTACGGTATTCTAGGTAGAGTCCTACCCTGGGAATAGGGCTTTTCAGTCTGTGGTCCAGCGATCCAGGGTAGGATTGCAAAAAGTAATCCTCTTCCTTCCTGACACATCTCAGAAAGAACACAGAGGGACAATGGGTCTTGCTGCCACCACTTTGTCTCTTCAAGCAGGGGGTGTGGATCCCCAGCATCCACTGAGGTAATCCTGTCACATCCACCTCCCAGTATTGTCTCCCTGAGCTGAAGGCCTGCTCAGCAAGGACCATGTGAAGATGCCCGTCATCACCAGGGTGGGTGTCCACCGGCCAGCCTTCTCCAGCTCTTACACTCCTCAGATCCTCAGCCACAATCAGGCAAGGACTGGCTGATGCAGGATCTAACCTGATGTGCACTCTGAAGCGGTTGAGCATCTCTATCATGCCAGGGACGGGACACACTCTAAGCTCCGGGATGAGCACCTTGGCCCTTTGGGACAACACTGACTCGCTCCTTTCCAGCAACTGCTTGACATCCCGGAGCAGATCCACATTGGCTTGGCCCTCTGCTTCCTGGAGATCTAGCATGAGGTCCTGAAGGGTTCTCATTTGCTGGGAAAGTCTGTCCttctcacttctttcttcttcctcaatcctAGCAAAAGGGCATTCCTTGAATAAGTGCAGGTTGTACATTTTGTAGTATTCTTCTGTAATCATCTTGTGCCAGTTCACAAGAGGTCTGGGACTAGCAAGAAGTTTCTTTGCTTCCTCAAAGTGCTTCTCCAAGCAACTTTGAAGGTGCTGCAGCTTCTTCCTGACATTGGGAGCAGCTTCTTCTACAGGACAGTGCCTGTGAGCCCCGTGCTCTGGGGTTTGGCAACATCTGACACAGAGCAATGTCTGGTCGTCTTCACAGAAGAACTCCAAGACTTGCTGGTGAGTGGCACAGAGCCTCTGTCCTTCAGCACTCTGCAACAGCTGGGAGCTGAGCTGTTTCCCCAGTTCAGTCAGCTCTAGCAGGCGCCCATTGATACATAAAGGTGATTctctgacctgagacacttgCCTGCATTCAGGGCAAGAGAAAGCTGTAGCTGCTGAGCTTGGGAGACATGCTCGGCAAAAGCTGTGCCCACACCCGATGGTGACTGGCTCACAGAAGTACTTCCAACAGATGGGACACGTGATCTGGCTCTGCAATTGTTGCAGCATttccacagcagcagcagccattCTCCTCTCTCCACTTGCTTCTGTTCTGCAGCAGCTGAGATGAAGAGCCTTCACTTCTATTCAAAGCAGTGCTTCTGAGCAGAAGAAGGCTCTCCTTTTATAGCAGGTAGCCCACCCCTCTAGAGCCTCCCTGGCAAGGTGTGAATTCCCCTGTCCCAGAATTCTGAAGTTCTACTTGTTAACTCTTCCCAGTTGACAGAGCCCTGAGGAcctcagagttcacacttttagttgACTCCTTTGTATGGATGGATTTCACCATCATGATGGTTCCCCTATCTTTTAGGAAGAAGACTCTGAAAACAGGGAGCTTCAGATCAATGAATTTTACAATCTGATTTGTGCAGGAGCCCCATGTAAACACCAGGATTCATAAGTACCTTCTCTCCTTTACCCTGCCATACCCAATCACTTCCAAGTCTCTCCAAGAATCCTCTGCATCTCTCCCTTCAGTCCAGTTATGGAGAATCACAGAATGTGAGATGAGAAATCCTCCGCCATGGTCATTTAGTGCAAGGAACCCATGCTCATGATTAGGGCCATCTCTGTGATCCAAGAAATGGCTCCCCATGGCTAAAATACACTGTCAAATCAATATAATGGAAGCCAAAATACAAACAAGGATCAAGAGGAAAAGAGTAGAACAGTTCTTTAATGTTCTTAATCAGTATATCCAAGTGCAAATTTTTGGAAAGAGTTGTCTACTTCATGAAGTTGTCTGTTTCTGGAAAGCATTTCTTCATAGGAATTCTTCCCTAGGGGACTGTCTTTGAGCATCATCCCAAAACTGTCCAGTTTGATCTAATTAACTCTGAAATATATCTAGGCAAATCAGCCATACAGTATCCTTAGGGCCTTATTTTTAGGACAGATTTGCAGACACATTTATACCGATAGATCTGGTTTTCCAGATGCCAAGAGACTTTATTGCTGAATAAATCTTCTAGAAATAAATCCTtgtagaaatttaaaaggatcttaagaaAATCTAATCACGTTGACTGTTCTGCCACCTGAAAGATAAAATTACTAATGTAAACAAAGGTTGGATCTTCTAAGTATATTGATTTCTTAAGCAACAAGCTTAAGCCTCAATCTCCAAAACATGAGAAGATAGACTTTCATAAATTAAAagcaattaatcaaataaaaatcaattaattaagaaaagaattcaaTATTAGGTGATCAGATTTCTAATGTAAGGACAGATTAGGGCCTGTCCAAGTTGTAAGGATGAGAGAAAGCAATGCAATTCCCTTAATTCATATGAAGAGGTGTCCTACTCccaaatatctatatttaatcaAAGAACATGGAAAGAATAACTGATTCATCAATAAGTTTCAGGTTTCAGATAAGATATATGGGTTGTTTGAGGTATGCAATTGTGAGAAATCTCCCTTCATCAATCTTTGGATCTAACTAGGGTTCTGGGCAGCATAGTCTAGGTTCTTACTTAAAGGTCTCTAAACTGCAAGTAGGCATAGTCCTGTTTCCTGGTTTGACAATAGGATAAACAATATTATGGAAATTTAAACATTTCACAAGCCTttttgacagtaaaaaaaaaaaatgatatcgtTCATTTTCAACCATTCTTCTATGGGCAGTAAGGGGTTCATGAagaatattctttatttatttgattacaCTTGGAAAGAGCTTTTAGCCATGCCCCTGATCTCTTTCTCAGGCATTTCCTTTTTTACTCTAATCAGCCCCCGTAAAATATCTGCAAATGAGTAAATGACTTCCTGACTTCTTAACCAACAGTTACTTTTCTAGTCTTTGGAATTCTTAGACTGCCTCATTTCTTCTGACCTTCCTCTTCCAGCATATAGATAAATTCTGGTAGTCAGTTAGGGGAGTGATATAATTAGCTAGTGATATAGCAATAAATACCTATAGACCTTGACCtctccaatttctctctctccccttcaatTAATCccgaagagaagaaagaattaccCTGAGCAGGGATGAAGGGacttttttcaaaaagaagagaGTTTTCTAAGGTTATATGGatggtatatagtaggcattgGGTGTACCTTAATGACTTATATTCTGACTGCAACTTTCTTTCCCCTGGGATTACTAAATCCTGAGGTGTGGCTTATGTTGTACATATTTTTGGAAGGAGGAACATGATGACTGAATCCTCACTTTTATATTCTATCTGGCACCTAAGAAATCTCTCTTGAGTATTGCTTTCATTTGGTTTTCATCCTTCATAACCGAataaaaattggtttttaaaagcCCTTTGGTGTGTCAAACATTGTGGTCAGATGCTCTATTGATTCCAACTCACAAGTAGCACAACATTTGTGTTCATGCAGGCTCTGCTTATTGCTCAGAATAAAACTTCAGCCTAATGAAGCTCCATGAGTGCTCTATCAGAAGCCTGATTAAATAATGCATAGAAAAAGACTACAAGACAGAGAAGTTGATGAATCTCCCTGAGTTTTATTGTTcccctttcattctttattcactTACCCGTTGGAGTTCGATCTCAACATTGCATCTGGACCTGGCACAAGGTTCTACTTTATGAAATATTAGACAAGTAGTCATTCTCTATCATTCTCAGAGCCCAGTAAACAGAAATACTGAAGACTACACTTTCAACAGGAAGGTTTTGTTGGTGTCCTAGAACTGGTATGAAAAAAAGCTTAGATTCATGGTCAAAGGGACTATCCCCATTTCAATACCCAAAGCTTGGCATGAGAAATCAAGTGAGATTTTTCCCGGGGAGTTTGTCAAAATTCAGGTAACACACCATGGCCagcaaatgacaaagaaaaagtttagaaacttagGAATTATATTACAGCAATACATATTACATGTTTAAGACCGCCTTTGGCAAAGGTAAGGCAACCCTGATTGGTAGCTAGTGTGACTTTCAGATACAGATAATGAAGCCATACTGTCAATTTAGGGATGTTTATTACTTTATAGGCTTCCTTTGTAAGGTTCTcttggttcagttttcttggggtc from Sminthopsis crassicaudata isolate SCR6 chromosome 3, ASM4859323v1, whole genome shotgun sequence includes these protein-coding regions:
- the LOC141562354 gene encoding E3 ubiquitin-protein ligase TRIM21-like; this encodes MAAAAVEMLQQLQSQITCPICWKYFCEPVTIGCGHSFCRACLPSSAATAFSCPECRQVSQVRESPLCINGRLLELTELGKQLSSQLLQSAEGQRLCATHQQVLEFFCEDDQTLLCVRCCQTPEHGAHRHCPVEEAAPNVRKKLQHLQSCLEKHFEEAKKLLASPRPLVNWHKMITEEYYKMYNLHLFKECPFARIEEEERSEKDRLSQQMRTLQDLMLDLQEAEGQANVDLLRDVKQLLERSESVLSQRAKVLIPELRVCPVPGMIEMLNRFRVHIRLDPASASPCLIVAEDLRSVRAGEGWPVDTHPGDDGHLHMVLAEQAFSSGRQYWEVDVTGLPQWMLGIHTPCLKRQSGGSKTHCPSVFFLRCVRKEEDYFLQSYPGSLDHRLKSPIPRVAVERLVGKGEAAGFIWKLVRENTNAHCQKAMLSLDGDASLEKIIKRCNNVASSAFQMDALEAAISEGVQ